A window of Papilio machaon chromosome W, ilPapMach1.1, whole genome shotgun sequence genomic DNA:
GTCTGCGGGCGCGGGCGGCCGCGTCTGCTGCGGGGTAGACGTCGTCACCTGACTCCTCAACAGTCTTTTAGCCACGCAAGGAATCTCCGGTGTCTCATCTGTAAATACACATTCTGACATTTTGATTATTCAAATATACTCAAATTAATTTCGTTAGAAGACCGCAACAAATTGTGacaacagattaaaaattatcacccgcgattccgtctgcgcggaaaaaaaattagttattggtagcctatgtgctctttcagactatgctctacatctatgccaagtttcatcaagatccgttgagccgttccggagatactttcaaacaaacatccatccatccatccaaacatccgaacattctcatttattatattagtaagataagataataaaaataaatctatacacATATCTTTCAATTCAGCACCTACCTTCAAACCTCTTTCTAGGTGCCGATTCAGTTTGTGTCTCCAGATCGATATCGTTACTCAAACTATCCACGCTATCGTTACCATTATGTTTAGGTAGATCCTCTATCTCACATCCGGGGGGAGGCATCTCATTGATCGGAGTCAAGAAATCAGCACTGGTCTCATTCGAATCACAAAAATCTAGAGATATACTGCTCTTGTCTTCTTTCCCTTGGCTCACTTTCACAGACTTGCATTTACTTGAGTCAAAAGACAGACGTAACGAAGGATCATTCAAACGTACTCTTGGAGTATTCCCTGTTGGAGTGACCTCTTGAGAATGCTGTGACGTATAATAAATGGACTCCGACTTTTCTGAAGGTTTAGATGGTGTCTGTTTACTTTGGTTGCTACTCTGTTCAGAACGCAGAATGTTCTCTGACCGGGACTTGGAGATACTACTGTGACAATAGTTTTCATCATCAATGGATATTCCGGACATGGCTGAAGTGACATCTGGTAATGCTGATATATCATTCCTCTGTTCAGTCGTGCTGATACTGGACACCATGTCTTGTGTGGGTGTGGGTGTATGAGTGATCATACTGCTCGACTTGTCGAGACACAATGCACTAGAAGACTTCTCTCTGGTGGTAGATATGGATTGTATGGATTGATGGACATTGAGTGACATGCAGGCTGATTTCTGACTGCCATTGAAAGCACCACAAGAGTCCTCGTCAGTATCTGAAGCTGTGATATTAAGAGAAAAAACTCGTAAAAGAAGATTTAATGGTTAATATGTATGtggtaacaataatttttttttaattgttagtagttcaaaaaaaaatattaaaataggcAAAGAATCAAATTtaagatgtaatttatttacacaattaGAAATccttatttaagtaaaatacctGATGCATCATCACCATTATTGATAGGTGACAAAGCCATATTCCTATTTCTGTCCCCCTCTTTGAGCATGTCAGCCTCACGGCAGAAGTTGGGTATGACGTCTGTGATGTGGTGACCAATCACCTCAGATTGGGACTTGCCAAATGTTAACATGGCAAAGTGCTGATTACATGCTGTTATTATACCAGCTTCGTCCACCACAAGTAGACCACTTACGTTGAAAGTTACctacataacaataaaaaaaataacacacaatTTCAAATGGATTGATATTAACTTATATTGCgtttattatacataataatattaggagCCAAATATAGAATAGAAAAACTACTTTGTGGGATCATTTCTTTAGCAAGTTCGTGAGACTTTTTAGCCTTTGTATAACCTAAGAATGCTTTAGATCAATCATGTCAAAGATACGACCCGCGATCTCAATGTGTCACAGAAAGAAGAGTCATGTTTTTAGAGCTTTTAAACTTCATTcgattctaatttaataaataaaatgttataattaaaaaaaaaacttggttcagttttttttttattttcaatttggcCCACctacaaattcaaaatttaatgtatCGCCCTCTGCAAAATTGAGTTTAACACCTCCGCTTTAAGGCCTATTACTATTTATGTCTATGTCACTTGCTAACACCTACGATTAACTTAATACTTACCCTGACATTTACGATATACACAGGTTTCTCTCGGTTGGTCTTGATCCCTGTCCACGGTGAACATTCAAGACTTGTAGTTTTAGATATCCACAAACACAGAGGGAAGGAGCCACCATCTAAAGTCCTGCCTGAAAAGGTTAAATAAAAGCCTTCAGAAAAtgcaaagaaattattattaatattttgtaagtatgagaaaaaaattagtggaaataaaaatcgaaaaattatcctgcaaaaatgtaattattggtCGATTGTTAATACTTGGAATAATATATTCCGTACATTAAAAAGCCGTAATTACATATTCCCCGCGCACTCACTTCACCCTTCTATGGCCTACTTATTTTCACTACTAAAATGACTCATAGTATTTTCCATGTAAAAAGATTTATGTCCATGttttattggatttttttaatgtaaaatatatatttaagaatttataatatctattttacattAGCTTTTTTCCTGGTAATAATATAGCCATGTATAAATACTGAAAGAAACGGATATATTGCAAGTAATATTAAGGATATCAACTGCTGAAATAGTGatttgaaatatgaaaattgttaTGTATAATCACCTGTAGCCTTCTGTTTGGAGATGTTCTTAGATATAGGTGTGTCATAGGAGGGCAGATGTATGGAGGGTATGAGCGAGGCAACAGGCAACCCCACCAGTTTGTCCGCGGAGTCTGCCTGGAAGAGCAGGGCCGCATCACCCCCGTCACACGACACTATGATACCTGTCTCCGCATCCACTGTTAACTGGaaacatatttacttattgTGGAACAATCCTAAGTGTGAATTCATCGGtataaaaaacagtttattaaccaataataaaacaattacacttacaaaagatatcaattaaagacaaaaaaatagttcttgCTAATGAGAAGGGGCTCAACTAATGCTGCGCTGTGCTGGTTTTCTTGCTGGTATTCAGTACATATCTACATATTACAACCAGTGCTAagatatattaggtccttacatatgaaattggcgttctgtatgggaggaacaaaaagtcgaatattttttaatattaggtccttacatatgaaattggcgttttgtatgggaggaacaaaaagtcgattattttttaatataatatatttaattaatcaaagtatgaaccattattttctatgcacttttgccatctcataggtagttcattgatccctttactaaaaaaaccagtcggacgggaatcaataaaaactttgaaggcgatttggactgccccatcggagttgaattttttcccttgcaagaagttatccaaatttcaaaaaaaatggtaatctgttggagcaaggtccggggagtacggaggatgtcttagactttccaattgaagctcttctaatttagtagccgtctgttgcgcagtgtgtggtctagcgttgtcgtgaagcagcagtggcgtggagcgattgaccagcctaggttgtttagccgctagcttttccatcatggtttgcaattgctgacaatagacatcagccgtaatagtctggccagatttgagaaaactgtaatgaacaataccggcactagtccaccaaacgcttacaagtaacttttttggggttaattttagcttggggcaggatttggctggctggccaggatccaaccattgcgctgagcgcttccgattatcgtaaagaacccaattttcatcacaggtagtgattcggtttaaaataccttcattattgtgccggtttagtaatgtaacgcaacagtcgacgcgcgtttgccggtttgcttcggtcaattcgtgaggtacccacctttcaagctttttaatcttcccaatttgcttcaagtgaattaaaacagttttatcactaacatcgcagcctgcagctaactcggacgtggtttgcgatggatctgCTTCcgcaatagccttcaactctttattatcaacttgagtctcaggccgtccacggggcttgttctgcagatcgaaatttccagaacgaaaacgttggaaccaaaaacgaactgtgttttcttttgcaacacgaccgccatacacatcattcacccttcgagtcgtttccgcagcactagtgccaccgtggaactcgtactcgtaaataatgcgatatttttagttttccattttgtaaaatgagtgacgcaaacagaaaaaaacagaagaaaaaaaacaaatgaatgacggtcatcgaaccacaaatacatgagtctatagctgtacaaatttggatttggaattccttaccaaagaggagaaattcgtgattaaagtggccagtacgaaaaacgccaatttcatatgtaaggacctaatataatatatttaattaatcaaagtatgaaccattattttctatgcacttttgccatctcataggtagttcattgatccctttactaaaaaaaccagtcggacgggaatcaataaaatctttgaaggcgatttggactgccccatcggtgttgaattttttcccttgcaagaagttatccaaatttcgaaaaaaatggtaatctgttggagcaaggtccggggagtacggaggaggtcttagactttccaattgaagctcttctaatttagtagccgtctgttgcgcagtgtgtggtctagcgttgtcgtgaagcagcagtggcgtggagcgattgaccagcctaggttgtttagccgctagcttttccatcatggtttgcaattgctgacaatagacatcagccgtaatagtctggccagatttgagaaaactgtaatgaacaataccggcactagtccaccaaacgcttacaagtaacttttttggggttaattttcgcttggggcaggatttggctggctggccaggatccaaccattgcgctgagcgcttccgattatcgtaaagaacccatttttcatcacaggtaatgattcggtttaaaataccttcattattgtgccggtttagtaatgtaacgcaacagtcgacgcgcgtttgccggtttgcttcagtcaattcgtgaggtacccacctttcaagctttttaatcttcccaatttgcttcaagtgaattaaaacagttttatcactaacatcgcagcctgcagctaactcggacgtggtttgcgatggatccgcttccacaatagccttcaactcttcattatcaacttgagtctcgggccgtccacggggcttgttctgcagatcgaaatttccagaacgaaaacgttggaaccaaaaacgaactgtgttttcttttgcaacacgaccgccatacacatcattcacccttcgagtcgtttccgcagcactagtgccacggcggaactcgtactcgtaaataatgcgatattttaagttttccattttgtaaaatgagtgacgcaaacagaaaaaaacagaagaaaaaaaacaaatgaatgacggtcatcgaaccacaaatacatgagtctatagctgtacaaatttgaatttggaattccttaccaaagaggagaaattcgtgattaaagtggccagtacgaaaaacgccaatttcatatgtaaggacctaatataaggctataattttttgtagcaTGTATAATAGTGACAGTAAAGTTTATTCCCATTTGCTATTGCTAAAAAGATATCTTACCAGGATTTATTCTTTACTCAACGATTGAAGAtatcttattgttttattgctaagaaagtcataaaattataatatttgttgtggATAAAGTAACTTACCACTACATTTTTACAGCTGACAGGTTCTGCAATAACTAAGCAAGGCCCGTCATTGTCTAACTGTCTTATCCATAGCGACACTTGAACAGATGTTCCATCTTTAGTCAGTAATTCTACCACCTGAAAGCACAATTGTGAGGAATATCACTTTTCTATATTGAACTTTATTCTTTTCTAtcttttaagtaaacaaattcTAATTTACCTTCCCGCTAAGTAAGACAACAGTTCCATCTTCAGAAGTGTCACCTTCCTCGTGTTCATTTAGACTGAATGTCTTGCTGCTTCTGTTATGGATAAGATCTGAAAACCGCAGACCACAAAGTTCCCCCGAAGAATAACCGAGGAGGGAACATGCTTTATTGTTTACGATGAGTATCTGAAAttgcattatttaattttatttatacaaataatccTAGCAATGGTTGCAATTTAACATCAAGTATAAAAGACAAAGTACCATAGCATGGTTGattatttcacattatttcataaaaaataacacacaaGAATTAAAACATAGGCATCAAAGTGGGCAGGCAGAGTTATGTAATATTAGATAAATCACAGGGTGGTCAATTGTTTAGTAGCActattaatgtaaacaaagcaAATTAAGGTAGTTTTGTTAATGTTACCTTAAATGTACTAGGCTCTATAGTAAATACAGCCTTGCTTGGGTTGATAGCTTGCTGTAAGCGTTCTGTTTGAGATTGTGCTGATGACCCAGGAACATCACCCACTGCCAAGGAAGCGTTGAAGCGGAGACCATTTGGACCATCAACTAGaatcattaaaaaactaacttaactattgatatattacaatttatttctttactgtAAGAATATAAGAGTTCATTTTAAAGCAACTTTGCTGTCGGATGTGTGGATTTATTTCTCAGCAATCTTACCTCTTACTAAATCGGTTGTCTGTTTAAGTTTAGTTGGAGTCTCTGAATCCATCCTTATTGGACGTACTTTGCGCCTTATACGAGGAAAGCTTTGATTGCCTTCAAATGAATTGTTCCAAACATCATGTAATTTACGCTGAGTATTGACCTTCCTTTAAAGTTaagaataaagttttaatataatattacaagtaaacatggttatataaatcaatacaaaaatgAGAATTTGGACTACATtgccattttatttcataatcttcaatgtttttgttaattgcAAACCTACCTCCATATATTGTCATATTTTGAAGATTTCTCAGGCGTAACAAATTCTGCGATTTCATTACTTACTCCGTTGAAATGGAAACGTTTTGTCTgcaatgttataaattgttaataaagctaatttgatgaaataaataaagaatttaaatcacTTACTATTTTTGGAGATAAATTAAGATGTTCGGGCGAGTAAACATCGGTGAATTTACCCAATCTAGGTTTCACTATTGGAGTATCCGTTTCTGAATTCCTGCACAATATACAATTTCTCTACTTTAGATTTGccgaaaacataaatatattcgtGCACCGGACATCTcctttaagatttatttacatgttaGAAAGTTATTTTGGTACAAAAATCAATACATTACAGCGCGCAAGTTCAAATATCAAAGTAATACTACtctataacttttaaatttttaagtaccTGTTAAAATTGAACACTCCAGAATCTTCCATttcaaaattaagtttattttataactacaaAATAAGTTGGAAATCGTCTTGAATAGTTGCAaatctcagatgaagaattatatagatatggcatgcgcgttcacccgtaagggacagatagagagtactatagactatacctatatatatatgtaaaaggattggggttaccagttatttgttttgtcccgaaaatgaataattacgatataatttaatatagaccaatttatatattcccaattaaattgtaattaataaacgtaataaatataaaaaacaatgcgtaatttttgtttatgtgactaagattacataaacagatttttttagtaatacttagtcaggtcataaattctgttacatgtttaatataaaataattgaaacaagtttattcattatgtgaccatttatataccaaaatgaacttaacaaaacatagattcttatgacactaaagtttattcaaaatgacatccgtgattttgaatgcaggccttcaatctgctcggccagtcgtctatcacagcacgaacgaggtccatgtcaatatcggcggctgccttaatcaaggatgtcttgagtgactccaaaaaaagaatttcccgatatttttttcccgcgtactgcttcaacaaagcgcggcatctcttcagtcttaggtccattagacgagcattcaaacgatgtcctatttttcttcgatatgcacgaagccctaagtcttcataaaaagctacaaaaaacataccaatattatagtcatataattttaaattactctgtatatcattacagtgaacactacatgtaaaactacttaatattaaactattttgattgtaatttctaagaaacaaaatttacatgggacaaattaaaaagcatactctttaaaatcaacgggataagaaagtatcaaatatttaaaaacacagcatataccagaattaaaaactccttttgaaatctgttgaaaatagtataaaaaatgtgaattgtttcatttatatacattatacatactataatttatttcccctaaattcagggtaatttttacaacaagatggtggtattatttttacgggtaataaccaaccaatttgaaaagaagtttaatatggccgcttgtttcccagatctacagtatattatttgacacaaatgacatctgcgtttgggcgcataatgttcgaaaaatactattttattttagctgattttacccgtattttaacatattagttattacaaagactgtaaagaacaactagtttgtattttcttccttattttgtatgaatacatgtgaataagtgcgtagtttcagtacttacgagtgaaaggttatgtttttctcttttcgctcactacggcttttacaaccgacgatacagcagtataccatgttttataaactttaccttactaaaactgtaatatcaaaatatttttgcacaattacagccactaagtactcacaattttcgaaaaatagcacgaatgtcaaactttgttagggacaacctaggttgtttgtaggggacaacctttgttccaaacaaagcccaaaccctggtacgcagaaagggacggaagatagttatccctgtctttgtcacgtcacaggaattgtgtataactgtatctctctcactcacggtattattattaccgtgtcatagacttgagTTATACAGACAGGCATTATTCCTTGTTGtagaaagtaatttttacaattactatTTCCTTTTAGCATATATTtctcaaattaataaatgcgaTTGAAAAATCAAATGCAAACCGAAGTAACCTGAcagaattttaacatttttttttattttaacatatgtcAGACAAATATGTCAGATTACCTAAACAGTgttgccattttttttttaagtgggAAAGGCGAAACCGTTTTGTCTACGTTAATTAACCTTTATTCCgagtaaaataatcaaataaatagaTGCCTGTCaccgaaataattttatagtagttccatttaattttaattaagaaaatattattttattttattttgtaacgaTAAGTGGAAAATTTTAAGAGTAcggaaaaaaatgttattgtgtCATTGTCATTGtattatttgtcttatttaattGGAATCCAATATTTACCCCTagttaattaatgaattaataatacaagacCCACGATAATTTGATCAGGGAGTCAGAGCCTGTGCAGCCATCTGAGTTGCAAATTATCAAAACTGAAGATACAACAAAAACATGCAACGAACAAGAAACGTTACAATCGACGATTCCTCCTTCGAATAATGAAAACGATCCTGACCCTGGATCAAATGTAGCTATTGTAAAAGATCCACAAAAACCATCTCCGAAAAAGCCAAAAAAACGCAAACCTAAGGTTCCACGCGATGTTACAGCTCCAAGACAACCACTTACTggtaagaaaatttataaaatctttcataattttttattatctatttatttatttaaacatagttGTAATACAGTAGTAATTTTGTACTTGTATGTCATGTACATATACATGTTGTATAATATTGCAGGCTATGTTAGGTTCCTAAATGAGCGCAGGGACCAACTGAGAGCTGAACAACCAGAACTAGGTTTTGCGGAGCTGACGCGCCAGTTGGCCAGTGAATGGAGTAAATTGTCCACTGAAGAGAAACAACATTATCTTGATGCTGCAGATCAAGACAAAGAACGGTtagattagaaataaaattctaattttcTAATGCAAGTGTACAcacaattaagaaataattaaaatccttTCTTCTTTTCCAGATACATAAAAGAATGGGCTGAATATAAAAAGACAGATGCATATAAAGAATTCCATAAACAACAAATGGAACAAAAAGATCCTGTACTTGCTACTAAAAAAGTTAAGCATAATCCCCCTAGTGAAACAAACCAACAGAATATAGTTCCTGGTAAAgtataatgataaatataatgtatctATGGAATAGAGCAATTATctcaattttgaaataattttataggtGCACCTCAACCTATTGCTGAACATGTTGTACAACCACAAAATGTTCCTATTGTTGCAACAAGACAGCCAACTCCACCACGGCCTAAGCCATGCATTACTCCAGCAATGGTAAGTTTGAGCTTACATTTTAGAATTGTAACGCATTTTTCTGTATTCATTTAGTTCCTGGTTTGACTaatttttacttgtaattttaatttattatcaaaaatcatttatattttgaagttCTAATACATTGTTATTCTTTTAAAGGTTGATGATTTGAATGGTGGTGATACAGATATACCTATTTTCACTGATCAATTTCTTCAACACAATAAACTAAGGGAATCAGAACTTAGGCAACTAAGGAAAGCAAACTCTGATTACGAACAACAGGTAAGAATAAAGTTCTGCTTCTAATAACTTGTCCTATCTCTCACCTCGGAAACTGGTGAGCTTTGTAGGCTTTTATACAGCTTAGTCAAGGATCAAGgaactaaaaaattatacatcaaTTTTGTCTAAGACATAACATAATGTATAAATCCAACttacacttttaatattagcAACAATTAGCtcattagttaattattttgttattgtatcCCAGAATGCAATACTTCAAAGACATGCTGAGGAAGTGAGTGCAGCGACAACACGACTGCGTGCAGAGACAACTGCAGCAGCGGAGCGCACAGCAGCGCTAGTTGCACACCGGCGAGCGCTTGTCGCAGCCCTAGTACACGCCCTACAGTCACTTGCGATACCATTACAAAGTACTAACACTTTCTTATTTACCTATTGTCTTTTCT
This region includes:
- the LOC123723113 gene encoding PAS domain-containing serine/threonine-protein kinase-like → MEDSGVFNFNRNSETDTPIVKPRLGKFTDVYSPEHLNLSPKITKRFHFNGVSNEIAEFVTPEKSSKYDNIWRKVNTQRKLHDVWNNSFEGNQSFPRIRRKVRPIRMDSETPTKLKQTTDLVRVDGPNGLRFNASLAVGDVPGSSAQSQTERLQQAINPSKAVFTIEPSTFKILIVNNKACSLLGYSSGELCGLRFSDLIHNRSSKTFSLNEHEEGDTSEDGTVVLLSGKVVELLTKDGTSVQVSLWIRQLDNDGPCLVIAEPVSCKNVVLTVDAETGIIVSCDGGDAALLFQADSADKLVGLPVASLIPSIHLPSYDTPISKNISKQKATGRTLDGGSFPLCLWISKTTSLECSPWTGIKTNREKPVYIVNVRVTFNVSGLLVVDEAGIITACNQHFAMLTFGKSQSEVIGHHITDVIPNFCREADMLKEGDRNRNMALSPINNGDDASASDTDEDSCGAFNGSQKSACMSLNVHQSIQSISTTREKSSSALCLDKSSSMITHTPTPTQDMVSSISTTEQRNDISALPDVTSAMSGISIDDENYCHSSISKSRSENILRSEQSSNQSKQTPSKPSEKSESIYYTSQHSQEVTPTGNTPRVRLNDPSLRLSFDSSKCKSVKVSQGKEDKSSISLDFCDSNETSADFLTPINEMPPPGCEIEDLPKHNGNDSVDSLSNDIDLETQTESAPRKRFEDETPEIPCVAKRLLRSQVTTSTPQQTRPPAPADCGDGAYRGLVLHKDGTELHVVYTVSTMQLCGGSRVRCVWLGVRREDARHVTLASSLASTADNSLVMGNKSVSSWPQSMSLMSQCGEEQLAGEYSKHYVTLKQIGKGAYGCVKMAYRRSDRLLTVAKFILKEKVGAHFWVDGPDGRKVPLELSLLTTLKHPNIVSVVDVFENDKYYQMVMEKHGAGMDLFEFIERRPRLDEPLISYIFRQIGQAVEYLHSLNILHRDIKDENVIIDNKFHVKLIDFGSATFMSPDTLFSTFYGTTEYCSPEVLTGNKYAGPELEMWSMGITLYALTFFVNPFSDIEDTVHGALAFPQMVSEDMEHLLRWMLCKEPAHRCSVPQLMSHPWIKQPVNISNYIFHEVIDCDRHEANPEMYYSGSLGSPKSSSPVSLADPQIKERSNPSEMIRSDVRNVSREERKRSSLALHAISAADRDAHSDNYSLRSSADVSLAHVCLHNASTVGQRSKSALT
- the LOC123723115 gene encoding high mobility group protein 20A-like, which encodes MQTETHDNLIRESEPVQPSELQIIKTEDTTKTCNEQETLQSTIPPSNNENDPDPGSNVAIVKDPQKPSPKKPKKRKPKVPRDVTAPRQPLTGYVRFLNERRDQLRAEQPELGFAELTRQLASEWSKLSTEEKQHYLDAADQDKERYIKEWAEYKKTDAYKEFHKQQMEQKDPVLATKKVKHNPPSETNQQNIVPGAPQPIAEHVVQPQNVPIVATRQPTPPRPKPCITPAMVDDLNGGDTDIPIFTDQFLQHNKLRESELRQLRKANSDYEQQNAILQRHAEEVSAATTRLRAETTAAAERTAALVAHRRALVAALVHALQSLAIPLQNGASGATEGNIEEYMDKLHALVTENKNNPIVKQARDILTRVDLPMT